Proteins encoded within one genomic window of Flavobacterium gilvum:
- the istA gene encoding IS21 family transposase: protein MANKITDMSKIRKVIKFYCDGKSKLFISSYLSLSRNTVKKYISLFEVLGLNFEFIDKKTDAELELLFSQTTVESISPKLQTLHNYFPKMERELKKVGVTIQHMWEQYAAINPDGYRSSQFAHYYKVWSKQVNPVMHMNHKSGDKMYVDYAGKTLSIIDSDTGEIKEVQFFVAILGASQYTYAEASMSQQKEDFVTSVENAMRFFEGTPAAIVPDNLKSAVIKSSRFEPTINETLADLAEHYETTILPTRAYKPRDKSLVEGAVKILYRRIYVTLKETKFFSLEELNQQIWDLLDIHNNRKLTGRPYSRKELFVEDEKQKLRPLPQERFEIKYQSFATVMQNGHVQLSQDKNYYSVPYQYVKKKTKLLYTRSTVEIYYKYNRIAVHQRNYKPYVYTTTPEHLASSHQFVAQWSAARFIDWAGSIDESVGEYIMQIIESRNHPEQAYKSCLGILNFEKKVGKQRLINACKRALDFRIYNFKTIQNILENNLDRIDLEQEPEHELPNHGNIRGKQYYN, encoded by the coding sequence ATGGCAAACAAAATAACAGACATGAGTAAAATTAGAAAAGTAATTAAATTCTATTGTGATGGAAAAAGTAAGTTATTTATAAGTAGCTACTTATCCCTTTCTAGGAATACGGTAAAGAAGTATATTTCTTTATTTGAAGTTCTCGGATTAAACTTTGAATTTATTGATAAAAAAACAGATGCTGAACTAGAACTTTTGTTTTCACAGACTACTGTGGAATCAATTAGTCCCAAATTACAAACACTCCATAATTATTTTCCTAAAATGGAGCGTGAGCTAAAAAAAGTTGGCGTTACCATACAACATATGTGGGAACAATATGCTGCCATAAACCCTGATGGTTACAGGAGTTCTCAATTTGCTCATTATTACAAAGTATGGAGTAAACAAGTCAATCCAGTGATGCATATGAATCATAAATCCGGTGATAAAATGTATGTTGATTATGCTGGAAAAACACTATCCATTATTGATAGCGACACTGGAGAAATCAAAGAAGTACAATTCTTTGTGGCTATATTAGGGGCTAGTCAATACACCTATGCTGAAGCTTCTATGAGCCAGCAAAAGGAAGATTTTGTTACTTCTGTAGAAAATGCCATGCGCTTTTTTGAAGGCACTCCTGCAGCAATTGTTCCAGATAATTTAAAATCTGCAGTAATAAAAAGCAGTCGTTTTGAGCCAACAATTAATGAAACTTTAGCCGACTTAGCGGAACATTACGAAACTACAATCTTGCCAACTAGAGCTTATAAACCTAGAGATAAGTCATTAGTTGAAGGGGCTGTAAAGATATTATACAGAAGAATTTATGTAACACTAAAAGAAACCAAATTCTTTTCTCTAGAAGAATTAAACCAACAGATATGGGATTTATTAGACATTCATAATAATCGAAAACTAACAGGTCGTCCTTACTCACGAAAAGAATTGTTTGTAGAAGATGAGAAACAAAAACTGCGTCCACTACCACAAGAACGCTTTGAAATCAAATATCAATCCTTTGCAACGGTAATGCAAAATGGTCATGTCCAATTAAGTCAAGACAAAAATTATTACAGCGTTCCGTATCAATATGTAAAGAAAAAAACGAAACTCTTGTACACAAGATCAACCGTAGAGATCTATTATAAATACAATCGAATAGCGGTTCATCAGCGAAATTACAAACCTTATGTCTATACCACAACTCCAGAACATTTAGCCAGTTCACATCAGTTTGTAGCTCAGTGGAGTGCTGCTCGATTCATTGATTGGGCAGGTAGTATTGATGAGTCAGTAGGAGAATATATTATGCAGATAATCGAAAGCAGAAACCATCCTGAACAGGCTTATAAAAGTTGTTTAGGAATACTAAACTTTGAAAAAAAGGTTGGTAAGCAGCGATTAATAAATGCCTGTAAACGAGCGCTTGACTTTAGAATTTACAATTTTAAGACCATCCAAAATATTTTAGAAAACAACTTAGATCGTATTGATTTAGAACAGGAACCTGAGCATGAACTTCCGAACCACGGAAACATAAGAGGCAAACAGTATTATAATTAA
- a CDS encoding sulfatase-like hydrolase/transferase — MKWIKQSLATVIIKILFSLIVIIQLAMTGYSLTTHINLGSDLLGYSLSDMYTTVTSSLSISFVMFLPFIIVPALYLGLIRVFQFIGTKINPIVPFLIVLAIGGFNFVFANNTEPVYQNKLHFLVSDIIRSKKEESLSAQRVFSFKKEYPLEKAAEDAKDVLSPFFNIHQEKPNIVFIIMEGLGRDFTDDGEYSGFTPYLDSLTTKSLYWKNFVSNAGRTFGALPALIGSAPFGKNGFMELNPLPKHNSLISILKSNGYTTSYYCGDDINFDKKSTFLEYNGINTITDVNKFGPGYTMSKKNSGGFSWGYPDAEIYRKTLSELNQKSQPRLDIIMTLSNHEPFEFPSKENYLKKVDAILNSKSYLERNKLKEYKDIFAALLYTDNSLQKFMAAYSKRPDYGNTIFIITGDHRLIPVPQKDNLSRFHVPFYIYSPMLKKTAEFKSISSHNDVTPTLVSFLTNNQKIKKLEKTYWMGQGIDTARQFRNVHTIPLMRYKGSLIDYIYKDYFYTDGNLYKIDSNFNITESNDGLQDTVKESFNKYKYLNTYLTSKDKITPVASKFKSTLYTFTPQEIAYIKKVSKGLNSDQIFFKARELAFNKEREKARLLCNYMLNDKPNYIDFKILKGRTLAWDGDYKNAEMELLASINQKPFYEDGYSALMDVYFWSDQNKKAVKIGKQAHSNKIYAPEISFKLAKSYQKIKNITEARKQIDSLLTVYPENQEYHKFKKSLK, encoded by the coding sequence TTGAAATGGATAAAACAGTCTTTGGCAACGGTAATTATTAAAATCCTTTTTAGCCTAATTGTTATCATCCAATTGGCAATGACAGGATACAGCCTTACCACTCACATCAACCTTGGTTCGGATCTTTTGGGATATTCATTAAGTGACATGTACACAACCGTCACTTCTTCATTATCCATATCTTTTGTGATGTTTTTGCCTTTTATAATAGTTCCGGCACTTTATTTAGGACTTATCCGGGTATTTCAGTTTATTGGTACAAAAATCAACCCGATTGTACCATTTCTGATTGTTTTAGCCATAGGAGGATTCAATTTTGTTTTTGCCAATAATACCGAACCTGTTTATCAAAACAAATTACATTTTTTAGTCAGTGACATTATCCGTTCAAAAAAAGAAGAAAGCCTTTCTGCTCAAAGAGTTTTTTCTTTCAAAAAAGAATATCCTTTAGAAAAAGCTGCGGAAGATGCCAAAGATGTGCTGTCACCTTTTTTCAATATTCATCAGGAAAAGCCTAACATTGTGTTTATCATTATGGAAGGACTTGGACGTGATTTTACCGATGATGGCGAATACAGCGGCTTCACGCCTTATCTTGATTCATTGACTACAAAATCATTGTATTGGAAAAATTTTGTCAGCAATGCTGGCCGTACTTTTGGTGCTTTGCCCGCCCTAATAGGTTCTGCACCATTTGGGAAAAATGGTTTTATGGAATTAAATCCGTTACCCAAACACAATTCACTTATAAGTATTCTGAAATCAAATGGTTACACGACTTCTTATTATTGTGGCGACGATATTAATTTTGACAAAAAAAGTACTTTTTTAGAATACAATGGCATTAATACTATTACTGATGTCAATAAATTTGGCCCAGGATATACTATGTCTAAAAAAAATTCTGGAGGTTTTTCTTGGGGATATCCTGATGCTGAAATTTACCGCAAAACCTTATCTGAATTAAACCAAAAAAGCCAACCGCGACTGGACATCATAATGACACTTTCCAATCACGAACCATTTGAGTTTCCTTCAAAAGAGAATTATCTTAAAAAAGTAGATGCCATTTTGAATTCAAAATCATATTTGGAAAGAAATAAATTAAAGGAATATAAGGACATTTTTGCCGCCCTGCTTTATACCGATAATTCGTTGCAAAAATTCATGGCAGCTTATTCCAAAAGGCCGGATTATGGAAACACAATCTTTATAATTACGGGCGATCATAGATTAATTCCAGTTCCACAAAAAGACAATCTTTCGCGATTCCATGTGCCGTTTTACATTTATAGTCCAATGCTGAAAAAAACAGCCGAATTCAAATCAATATCATCGCATAATGATGTTACGCCTACTTTGGTTTCGTTTTTGACCAACAACCAAAAAATTAAAAAACTAGAAAAAACATATTGGATGGGTCAGGGAATAGATACGGCCAGACAATTTAGAAACGTTCATACAATTCCTTTAATGAGATACAAAGGGAGTCTGATTGATTATATTTATAAAGACTACTTTTATACAGATGGAAATTTGTACAAAATTGATTCCAATTTCAATATCACAGAATCCAACGACGGATTACAAGATACTGTAAAAGAATCATTTAATAAATATAAATATCTAAATACCTATCTAACATCAAAAGATAAAATCACTCCCGTCGCTTCCAAATTCAAAAGCACTTTGTACACGTTTACGCCCCAAGAAATAGCTTATATTAAAAAAGTTTCCAAAGGCTTAAATTCTGATCAGATTTTCTTTAAGGCACGTGAATTGGCATTTAACAAAGAACGTGAAAAAGCCCGTTTATTATGCAATTATATGCTAAACGACAAACCAAATTATATAGATTTCAAGATTTTAAAAGGACGAACACTCGCTTGGGACGGAGATTATAAAAATGCTGAAATGGAATTACTAGCATCTATAAACCAAAAGCCGTTTTATGAAGATGGTTACAGCGCCCTCATGGATGTTTATTTTTGGTCTGACCAAAATAAAAAGGCTGTAAAAATTGGGAAACAGGCACACTCCAATAAAATTTACGCCCCCGAAATCAGCTTTAAATTAGCCAAATCCTATCAAAAAATCAAAAATATCACTGAAGCCAGAAAACAAATTGACAGTCTTTTGACTGTTTACCCTGAAAATCAAGAATACCACAAATTTAAAAAATCTTTAAAATAA
- a CDS encoding glycosyltransferase family 2 protein, translating to MMKILLDIYEIFVGLFSITYILLYLTLAFLSYYGIKQYLNTKHFITNNVLVKSNHIPGVSVIAPAFNEGATVVYNIKSLLSLNYPKYEVVLINDGSTDDTLEKLIREFELVKVDFYYEAKIPTGPVRGHYKSTNPIYSKLLVVDKENRKSKADASNTGINSTKYPLILCTDVDCILKSDAIIKLAKPFIENKKRIIATGAGIRSSNSCEVKDGFLVKIHFPTGWYARFQELEYVRAFLMGRMALSQINSLLLVSGALGLFDKEIVIKAGGYWHKSLGEDMELVMRMRKYMYENKLPFAIKYIPESLCWTEVPGNKTILIRQRMRWARGLIQTLFLHKNLLFKPKYQRTAFFILPYFFIFEFMIPVIEVVGMIATILFLIFFEVNYLFFFYISVVVYFFYLIITITSIFLDDVIYKNYANARELMILILMAVIEPFVYHPVNLYASLKGYYHFIRQKEQNWGNMQRQGFSTKPE from the coding sequence ATGATGAAAATTCTATTAGATATATATGAAATATTCGTGGGATTATTTTCCATAACCTACATCCTGTTATATCTAACATTGGCGTTCTTATCGTATTATGGAATAAAACAATACCTCAACACAAAGCATTTTATTACAAATAATGTATTGGTAAAATCCAATCATATTCCTGGCGTATCTGTGATTGCACCCGCCTTCAATGAAGGTGCGACTGTAGTTTATAATATAAAATCATTATTATCACTTAACTACCCTAAATACGAAGTGGTTTTAATCAACGATGGAAGTACAGACGATACTCTCGAAAAACTGATACGAGAGTTTGAATTGGTCAAAGTCGATTTTTATTATGAAGCCAAAATACCAACAGGCCCTGTAAGAGGCCATTACAAATCGACAAATCCTATATATTCCAAACTTTTGGTTGTTGATAAAGAAAACCGAAAAAGCAAAGCAGATGCTTCCAACACAGGTATTAATTCTACAAAATACCCATTAATTTTATGTACAGACGTTGATTGTATTCTGAAAAGTGACGCTATTATAAAACTGGCAAAACCCTTTATAGAAAATAAAAAAAGAATAATTGCTACCGGAGCCGGTATCCGAAGCTCCAATTCGTGTGAGGTAAAAGACGGATTCCTTGTCAAAATTCATTTCCCAACCGGATGGTACGCCCGTTTTCAGGAATTAGAATATGTAAGAGCTTTTCTTATGGGCCGAATGGCTTTGAGTCAAATTAACAGTTTGTTATTAGTTTCGGGTGCGTTGGGTCTATTCGATAAAGAAATCGTAATTAAAGCAGGTGGTTATTGGCACAAATCATTGGGTGAAGACATGGAACTCGTTATGCGAATGCGAAAATACATGTATGAAAACAAACTTCCTTTCGCAATAAAATACATACCTGAATCCTTGTGCTGGACAGAGGTTCCGGGAAATAAAACCATTTTGATACGACAACGAATGCGATGGGCAAGAGGGTTGATTCAAACCTTGTTTTTGCATAAAAATTTATTATTTAAGCCAAAATATCAAAGAACCGCTTTTTTCATTCTTCCATACTTTTTCATTTTCGAATTTATGATACCCGTTATCGAAGTAGTTGGAATGATTGCTACTATATTATTTCTAATATTTTTTGAAGTGAATTACCTGTTCTTTTTTTACATCTCGGTAGTGGTTTATTTTTTCTATTTAATTATTACGATTACATCAATCTTTTTGGACGATGTCATTTATAAAAATTATGCCAATGCAAGGGAATTAATGATTCTGATTCTCATGGCAGTTATTGAACCCTTTGTTTATCATCCTGTAAACTTATATGCTTCATTAAAAGGATATTATCATTTTATAAGGCAAAAAGAACAAAATTGGGGAAATATGCAACGACAAGGCTTTAGCACAAAACCTGAATAA
- a CDS encoding HEAT repeat domain-containing protein: MDVLVYYFVLHVLPILICGFLILITVLVINRFRYDIFKPKWEAAKSEIDSFLTNMIFSPFDEQSFFNEIEQFKKTIPFEKRWCKNLILSEIIFLKLNLKGEVTNTFHFLYEQFDLFEYTKKLLKSRRFYFKCLGISQLESLEYKKGITFIKPLLHHKNRNVKSSAFLALISLEPENLETLLDSSHQITIAEEINIMDILHQKKTKIPTNLDKWIVSENDTIIKLGLKLMMFYNYNNEHEIIVKLLRHPNKLVRFEAIHAVQFLFISEAEQELIEQFCHEDIKNKLEIFNTLSTIGMTDSENFIAQLLIDKTDEDIKLDAVYCLNKINPHYFEDHFLDNEDVQKMVKHVKTRYL; the protein is encoded by the coding sequence ATGGATGTATTAGTTTATTATTTTGTCCTCCATGTTTTACCCATATTAATTTGTGGTTTTCTTATATTGATAACTGTTTTAGTCATCAATAGATTCAGATATGATATATTCAAACCCAAGTGGGAAGCTGCCAAAAGTGAAATAGACAGTTTCCTGACTAATATGATTTTTTCCCCTTTTGATGAACAATCTTTTTTTAACGAAATAGAACAGTTCAAAAAAACAATCCCTTTTGAAAAAAGATGGTGCAAAAATTTAATTTTAAGCGAAATTATTTTTTTAAAATTAAATTTAAAAGGAGAAGTAACCAACACCTTCCATTTTTTATATGAACAATTTGACCTGTTCGAATACACCAAAAAGCTTTTAAAAAGTCGACGATTCTATTTTAAGTGCTTAGGAATATCCCAATTGGAGTCTTTGGAATACAAAAAAGGAATCACATTTATCAAACCATTATTGCATCACAAGAACAGAAATGTAAAATCTAGTGCATTTCTTGCGTTAATATCATTGGAACCTGAAAATTTAGAAACACTTCTTGATTCTTCGCATCAAATTACTATCGCAGAAGAAATAAATATCATGGATATTCTGCATCAGAAAAAAACAAAAATACCTACCAATCTGGATAAATGGATTGTTTCTGAGAATGACACCATCATAAAGTTAGGCCTTAAACTGATGATGTTTTACAATTACAATAACGAGCATGAAATTATTGTAAAATTGCTAAGGCACCCCAATAAGTTAGTACGTTTTGAAGCAATTCATGCTGTCCAGTTTTTATTTATTTCCGAAGCTGAACAAGAACTGATTGAACAATTTTGTCATGAAGACATTAAAAATAAATTGGAAATTTTCAATACGCTTTCCACCATTGGAATGACAGATTCTGAGAATTTCATTGCTCAATTATTGATTGACAAAACAGACGAAGACATTAAACTTGATGCCGTGTATTGTCTCAATAAAATAAACCCCCATTATTTTGAAGATCACTTTTTGGATAATGAAGATGTCCAAAAAATGGTTAAGCATGTCAAGACTCGTTATTTGTAA
- a CDS encoding Wadjet anti-phage system protein JetD domain-containing protein → MISPNEIKVKAGRKYLSLLQSIVDEKPFTQLVIRGDKGYNKSSLPEFEKEILLLISHSKEKKSFGYTIDFQKVKTKHLGTQDLPTTIYFDTEMDLLKYLSKEKEVELFKVNYEKIISIFPELKEWVIQNPSRIIQNQNEWEGILKVCSFFKENPAPNLYIRELPINVHTKFVERNQAIIRDILDVLITEFVNIQEKNFEKRFNLKFSEPLVRFIILDKEISLNFFTGLDDIAIPVSQFEKLNIPLQKVIVVENKTTLYTTLTLPRMDKTIAIFGSGFSVSNIKNVDWFTNLELLYWGDIDVQGFEILSQFRGYFPQTKSVLMDKKTFDKFFENDNGTLTNKTGQLYLTDDEQALYTILKANNWRLEQEKIPFDYVNKYFENEITSPSQPLAYQNNKME, encoded by the coding sequence ATGATAAGTCCAAACGAAATAAAAGTTAAAGCAGGTAGAAAGTATCTTTCGTTACTTCAATCAATAGTTGATGAAAAACCTTTCACTCAGCTTGTCATTCGTGGTGATAAAGGTTATAACAAATCATCATTACCCGAATTTGAAAAGGAGATTCTTCTATTAATTAGCCACTCAAAAGAAAAAAAAAGCTTCGGTTACACAATAGATTTTCAAAAAGTAAAAACAAAACATTTAGGTACTCAAGACCTACCAACCACCATCTATTTCGACACGGAGATGGACTTGCTAAAATATTTAAGCAAAGAGAAGGAAGTGGAACTTTTCAAAGTAAATTATGAAAAGATTATTTCCATCTTTCCAGAGTTAAAGGAGTGGGTTATTCAAAATCCTTCAAGGATAATTCAAAATCAAAATGAATGGGAAGGTATTTTAAAGGTTTGTAGTTTTTTCAAAGAAAATCCTGCACCTAATCTTTATATAAGAGAATTGCCAATTAACGTTCACACAAAGTTTGTTGAAAGAAATCAAGCAATCATAAGAGATATACTTGATGTACTCATAACAGAGTTTGTGAATATTCAAGAAAAAAACTTTGAGAAAAGATTCAACCTGAAATTCAGTGAGCCATTAGTTCGATTTATAATACTTGACAAGGAAATAAGTCTCAATTTCTTTACTGGCCTAGACGACATTGCAATTCCCGTAAGTCAATTTGAAAAACTTAATATACCACTACAAAAAGTGATAGTTGTTGAAAATAAAACGACACTTTATACCACCTTGACACTTCCAAGAATGGATAAAACAATTGCAATATTTGGAAGTGGTTTCAGTGTTTCCAATATTAAAAATGTAGACTGGTTTACAAATCTTGAATTACTTTATTGGGGTGATATTGATGTTCAGGGATTTGAAATTTTATCGCAATTTAGAGGCTATTTTCCCCAGACAAAAAGTGTTCTAATGGATAAAAAAACTTTTGACAAATTCTTTGAAAACGACAACGGTACATTAACTAATAAAACAGGACAACTTTATCTAACTGATGATGAACAAGCACTATATACAATTTTAAAAGCAAACAATTGGCGTCTTGAACAAGAAAAGATTCCATTTGACTATGTAAACAAATACTTTGAAAATGAAATAACCAGCCCCTCACAGCCATTGGCTTATCAAAACAACAAAATGGAGTGA
- a CDS encoding TIGR02757 family protein has product MSENELKDFLDSKVLQYNTIDFVEPDPISVPHRYSLKEDVEIAGFLASTIAWGNRKMITKNGHRMMDLLGNSPYDFVMSHDEYQLERLEGFVHRTFNSEDFKYFIKALNHIYTNHGGLENIFNIYQTEDSLQLAIHEFNKIFFEIPHRERTKKHVADPSKGSVAKRINMCLRWFVRNDNTGVDLGIWKNISPSKLSCPLDVHSGNVARKLGLLDRKQNDGKALAELDTSLRFLDPIDPVKYDFALFGLGIFEGF; this is encoded by the coding sequence ATCTCTGAAAATGAGCTAAAAGATTTCCTAGATTCGAAAGTCCTCCAATATAATACAATTGACTTTGTTGAACCAGACCCAATAAGCGTACCTCATCGATATTCATTAAAAGAAGATGTTGAAATTGCAGGTTTTTTAGCTTCAACAATAGCATGGGGTAATCGAAAAATGATTACTAAAAATGGTCATCGGATGATGGACTTACTAGGTAATTCACCGTATGATTTTGTCATGAGTCACGATGAGTATCAATTGGAAAGATTAGAAGGCTTTGTGCATAGGACTTTTAATTCAGAAGATTTTAAATATTTCATAAAAGCATTAAATCACATTTATACAAATCATGGCGGTTTAGAAAACATTTTCAATATTTATCAAACAGAAGATTCATTGCAACTAGCGATTCATGAGTTTAATAAAATATTTTTTGAAATACCTCATCGAGAAAGAACCAAAAAACATGTTGCTGACCCTTCTAAAGGTTCAGTTGCAAAACGAATTAATATGTGCCTTCGGTGGTTCGTTAGAAATGATAATACTGGTGTTGATTTAGGCATTTGGAAGAACATCTCGCCATCAAAACTATCATGCCCTCTTGATGTACATTCTGGAAATGTAGCACGAAAACTTGGGCTATTAGATAGAAAACAAAATGATGGAAAAGCATTAGCCGAATTAGATACTAGTTTAAGATTTTTAGACCCAATTGACCCAGTAAAATATGATTTTGCCTTATTTGGACTTGGTATTTTTGAAGGATTTTAG
- a CDS encoding SbcC/MukB-like Walker B domain-containing protein: MEGVKGKLKELSDVVIKDKDREIFQLESDIKSVGSELNDNKKLLETFGHIDSTEFESQNPQLEKVEYSSLKTTQTEFQKELSRKISVLDNDKRANEDEVKLKINSFKQPSQEIIDKFKDWRSDVSRLPESTHLEFISEYQTLLKQLVNDNLPKFEKKFNEYLQETITNKVGDFRMFFENWSDSIKENIRLLNDSLREIDFRDKDFKTYIQIVAPNRISDEVKEFRTLLNNAIPNIREIDASIDGRKNHFYNNIEPLITKLDKEDWRKKVMEVRSWFSYKAEEFYKETNAKFKTYENMGQLSGGEKAQLTYTILGSAIAYQFGLTKEGLQSNSFRFIAIDEAFKAQDEDKARYLITLCKQLHLQLLVVTPSDNIHIVENDISFVHFVERKEEKYSWLYDMPIEQFKKEKSNFVSQ, translated from the coding sequence TTGGAAGGAGTTAAAGGAAAGTTGAAGGAACTATCTGATGTTGTTATCAAAGATAAAGATAGAGAAATATTTCAGTTAGAATCAGATATAAAAAGTGTTGGTTCTGAATTAAATGATAACAAAAAACTACTCGAAACTTTTGGGCATATTGATTCAACAGAGTTTGAAAGTCAAAACCCACAATTAGAAAAAGTAGAATATTCTAGCTTAAAAACAACACAAACAGAATTTCAAAAAGAGCTTTCAAGGAAGATTTCTGTATTAGATAATGATAAACGAGCAAATGAGGATGAAGTAAAACTAAAAATAAATTCCTTTAAACAACCATCTCAAGAAATCATTGATAAATTCAAAGACTGGCGTTCAGATGTTAGTCGTCTTCCTGAATCAACACATTTGGAATTCATCAGTGAATACCAGACGTTACTGAAACAATTGGTAAATGACAATTTACCAAAGTTTGAAAAGAAATTCAACGAGTATTTGCAAGAAACCATAACCAACAAAGTTGGTGACTTTAGAATGTTCTTTGAAAATTGGTCTGATTCCATAAAAGAGAATATCCGTCTTTTGAATGATTCATTAAGGGAAATTGATTTTAGAGATAAGGATTTTAAAACTTACATTCAAATTGTAGCTCCAAACCGAATTAGTGATGAGGTAAAAGAATTTAGAACCTTGCTGAATAATGCAATTCCAAATATTAGAGAAATAGATGCTTCAATAGATGGTCGTAAGAATCATTTCTATAACAATATTGAACCTCTAATCACAAAATTAGATAAAGAGGATTGGCGAAAGAAAGTAATGGAAGTTCGTTCTTGGTTTAGTTATAAGGCAGAAGAATTTTATAAAGAAACTAATGCGAAGTTCAAGACATATGAAAACATGGGGCAACTTTCGGGTGGAGAAAAAGCACAATTAACTTATACAATATTAGGTTCGGCTATTGCTTATCAATTTGGTTTAACAAAAGAAGGTCTACAAAGCAACTCTTTCCGATTTATTGCTATTGATGAAGCATTTAAGGCACAAGACGAAGATAAAGCAAGATATTTGATTACTCTTTGTAAACAACTCCATCTTCAACTATTGGTAGTTACTCCAAGTGACAATATTCACATTGTAGAAAATGACATTTCATTTGTTCATTTTGTTGAACGAAAAGAAGAAAAGTATTCTTGGCTATATGATATGCCAATTGAACAGTTCAAGAAAGAAAAATCAAATTTTGTTAGTCAATGA
- the istB gene encoding IS21-like element helper ATPase IstB: MNESTVTKMRQMKLYGMFNAFKTAIESGRTDHYTLDQFVSMIIDAEWDERHNRRIERSIKNAKFHYKSNIENVNFDVSRNLDRNTVLRLAECEFVEKNENILITGSTGVGKSYLGTALGYQACIHGYKVSYFNTSKLFAKLKMAKADGSYLRELAKIERQDVIILDDFGLQALDSQNRITLLEIIEDRHNNGSIIVTSQIPVQGWYDIIGEKTIADAILDRLIHQAHRLELHGESMRKKRGINKE; the protein is encoded by the coding sequence ATGAATGAATCCACAGTAACAAAAATGAGACAAATGAAACTTTACGGAATGTTTAATGCTTTTAAAACAGCGATTGAAAGCGGAAGAACAGACCACTACACACTCGATCAATTTGTATCGATGATTATTGATGCTGAATGGGACGAAAGGCACAATCGTCGTATAGAACGCAGTATAAAGAATGCTAAATTCCATTACAAATCAAATATTGAAAATGTCAATTTTGATGTATCCCGCAATCTTGACCGGAATACAGTTCTTCGTCTGGCAGAATGCGAATTTGTTGAAAAAAATGAAAACATCTTAATCACAGGAAGTACAGGTGTAGGCAAAAGTTATTTAGGTACCGCATTGGGTTACCAAGCCTGTATTCATGGCTATAAAGTAAGCTATTTTAATACTTCGAAGCTGTTTGCTAAATTAAAAATGGCCAAAGCAGATGGTTCTTACCTAAGAGAACTTGCCAAAATTGAAAGGCAAGACGTTATCATACTTGACGATTTTGGACTCCAGGCATTAGATAGTCAAAACCGAATTACACTTTTGGAGATTATTGAAGACAGGCATAATAACGGTTCTATAATTGTTACATCGCAAATTCCTGTACAAGGTTGGTATGATATAATTGGCGAAAAAACTATAGCTGACGCAATTTTGGATAGACTTATACATCAAGCCCACAGACTCGAATTGCATGGGGAATCTATGAGAAAGAAAAGAGGAATAAACAAGGAATAA